Proteins found in one Dermacentor silvarum isolate Dsil-2018 chromosome 8, BIME_Dsil_1.4, whole genome shotgun sequence genomic segment:
- the LOC119461676 gene encoding sal-like protein 3 isoform X4: MNGPEGGGGPAAPVAGGLPGTSPPWAPPRHAVPKRKMAVAHGPLVPRNASPGQELRPCAEMLQQGGLLVAGTVDLASSARDPAVTSRDLLLPGGACRVSSPRDFHRPSREHRSSRDSRELPLRIDVGAPGASRDYNLSSSPGDFCFPPRDVTRDVASSSPSTRLSRSGDSARPKDSTSLSGASSNSIMSACSSTSVTPVVTPVTPPAAVTGCSGDVNMPSTVYGSSPGRKLEDTLAGLRLAPPRESVLVRGPGLSSATTRPQVTSPQILEQHISKIISENAAIVETLDPLWTKRYMRHNSSSSSSSSTTSGVCSGESSRSGSLGSSTTSSARKWSLDPSATALRGRLNPRRVSESALVRASVASPSSSSAVVPASPPIASVTSTVAGSASSPPDAPDGSIIRDLLLRHRGEGVDAAAGAACPKCGIWFRSAATLEVHLEHYCKAPNPPPKKRKISEPVLSSHHAAAASRFPFPPVSTRAADDMMTGRVAACSSVGGGSCRSNSVASFLPGPSTFDGKAPPLPGPPAASAPALPPLPPLVASTPPSMSPPVLTAAPVVTSTATPSPALLAPPLRANRPTSLALGSGASTLVGSTLVSPETPRPKKTCQQLYINGHAYTYLGLKCSTRSTYCCIYRPQPMYVAQEAAPPGLSMYSDWRVVPVADPVPGVTHVRLLTHYDSRQWLHTGAGRTTMSPCGAAAPLVTHSSYWLYRSRAPPKEPPREATAMESETSATSPQASVDMDEPMPSEATAPEEPMMESVPDASVATAEPPQVVQPVVPSIPIPAMPQVAPLLPPTLPPPPVPPAAPVPMATSSEGPGSPMQTDPVAVSKEDTVATAADGNGSSGSPKRVRIFEGGFKSNEAYTYVRGRGRGKYVCEECGIRCKKPSMLKKHIRTHTDLRPFSCHHCCFAFKTKGNLTKHMKSKAHHKKCTELGILPVPTTVDDSTQVDPDTLARQEQQQRERPASEDDEEEEEEEEEEEEDDEEEEEEDEEEEDDEGTPIGLLAVAAPSAAPLPPLSSGPPPLSIACNIPVITLTGPPNSASPLAPPPIASMVATCQVSEEQEAARSLLHLSAHVPDAAAWPGDGGPVMAPTSRTSPISIAASTGLMVAPATFVGGTGSPSNPGTSSELTVPEAGSWPQGGLPWLSSPPAGHRPRSFSMEMHERAAGIAEAEPTRRYSMSSLGRHPDEGPMDLSTARQRRLEILPGGYVSGHNVRSYAREGGLLGTCLELGGPGSAGIPPHPHGVPVVSPSSESIGTAVSGGEEGRCGICHKSFTKASQLRMHVNIHYFERPFRCEACAVSFRTRGHLQKHRRSVGHYNRLNMNLAFGAPSADNPRPFKCADCQIAFRIHGHLAKHLRSKMHILKLECLGKLPFGMYAEMERSGVNLNEIDTSDCDNSLESLQVMAQKLYQHGEPTVGSPVASPVGVADSVSPLRSGGSPPPVIEAPPPPAWEGGALRPCHLCGRLLKSAKSLQVHLHCDHQAGAGIQQPDDEVGAVAQVHSPPLATPWLCSICQKAFPSQALLQQHFLSHTQPRPYVCDQCDAGFTSALLLTNHVANSHPAAADNILPPRVPLVQSPVLSTV, translated from the exons ATGAACGGCCCCGAAGGGGGCGGCGGACCCGCCGCCCCCGTCGCCGGGGGGTTGCCGGGCACCTCGCCGCCGTGGGCGCCCCCTCGACACGCGGTGCCCAAACGCAAGATGGCCGTGGCGCACGGCCCGCTGGTGCCGCGCAATGCGTCTCCGGGCCAAGAGCTGAGGCCGTGCGCCGAGATGCTGCAGCAGGGCGGCCTGCTGGTCGCCGGAACCGTGGACCTGGCCTCGTCCGCCAGGGATCCCGCGGTCACGTCCAG AGACCTACTACTCCCAGGTGGCGCGTGTCGAGTGTCGTCGCCACGCGACTTCCACCGGCCGTCCAGGGAGCACCGGTCTTCGAGGGATTCTCGAGAGCTCCCGCTCAGGATAGACGTGGGCGCTCCTGGAGCCTCTAGAGACTATAATCTGTCATCGTCCCCCGGTGACTTCTGCTTTCCCCCGAGAGACGTTACCAGAGACGTCGCCAGCTCGTCGCCCTCGACGAGGCTGTCCCGGAGTGGCGACTCGGCGCGTCCCAAGGACTCGACGTCATTGTCCGGCGCCAGTAGCAACAGCATCATGAGTGCCTGTTCCTCGACTTCGGTAACCCCCGTAGTGACTCCGGTGACTCCGCCCGCTGCAGTGACCGGTTGCAGCGGTGACGTGAACATGCCCAGCACGGTCTACGGTTCCAGCCCGGGCCGCAAGCTGGAGGACACGCTTGCCGGCCTGAGGCTGGCGCCGCCGCGCGAGAGCGTGCTGGTTCGCGGTCCGGGACTGTCGTCCGCGACGACGAGGCCGCAGGTGACCAGTCCGCAGATCCTCGAGCAGCACATCAGCAAGATCATCTCCGAGAACGCCGCCATCGTAGAGACGCTCGACCCGTTATGGACCAAGCGGTACATGCGCCACAACAGTTCGAGCAGCAGCAGTTCTTCGACGACCAGCGGCGTCTGTAGCGGCGAATCGTCGCGAAGCGGAAGTTTAGGCAGCAGCACCACCAGTAGTGCGCGAAAGTGGAGTCTCGACccttcggcgacggcgctgcgagGTCGCTTGAACCCGCGGAGGGTCTCCGAGAGCGCCCTGGTGCGCGCGTCCGTCGCGTCGCCTTCCTCCTCGTCGGCGGTCGTCCCCGCGTCTCCCCCGATCGCTTCCGTGACGTCCACCGTCGCCGGCTCCGCGTCGTCGCCCCCGGACGCTCCTGACGGCAGCATCATCCGCGACCTGCTGCTGCGGCACCGGGGCGAAGGTGTCGACGCCGCCGCGGGTGCCGCCTGCCCCAAGTGCGGCATCTGGTTCCGGAGCGCGGCCACCCTGGAGGTGCACCTGGAGCACTACTGCAAGGCGCCCAACCCACCGCCCAAGAAGCGCAAGATATCGGAACCCGTGCTCTCGTCTCACCACGCGGCGGCCGCGTCGCGCTTCCCGTTTCCCCCGGTGTCGACCCGGGCCGCCGACGACATGATGACCGGCCGGGTCGCCGCCTGCAGTTCCGTCGGCGGTGGAAGTTGTAGAAGCAACAGTGTGGCGTCGTTCCTGCCGGGTCCGTCGACCTTCGACGGTAAGGCGCCACCGCTGCCGGGACCACCCGCAGCCTCCGCGCCGGCGCTTCCACCGCTTCCGCCCCTGGTGGCGTCCACTCCGCCCTCGATGTCACCCCCGGTCCTGACGGCTGCGCCCGTGGTGACCAGCACGGCGACCCCTTCGCCGGCCCTTCTGGCTCCACCCCTGAGGGCAAACAGGCCCACGTCGCTAGCCCTGGGCAGTGGTGCGTCAACGCTGGTCGGCTCCACGCTGGTCAGCCCCGAGACGCCCCGGCCCAAGAAGACATGTCAGCAACTGTACATCAACGGTCATGCGTACACCTACCTGGGACTCAAGTGCTCCACGCGCTCGACCTACTGCTGCATCTACCGGCCGCAGCCCATGTACGTGGCGCAGGAGGCGGCGCCCCCGGGACTGTCCATGTACTCGGATTGGCGCGTGGTACCCGTTGCCGACCCAGTGCCTGGCGTGACGCACGTGCGCCTCTTGACGCACTACGACTCCCGCCAGTGGCTCCACACGGGCGCTGGCCGCACCACCATGAGTCCCTGTGGGGCAGCGGCGCCCCTGGTGACCCACTCCAGTTACTGGCTCTACCGCAGCCGCGCACCTCCTAAGGAGCCGCCTAGGGAG GCCACAGCGATGGAGTCTGAAACAAGTGCTACATCTCCACAAGCCAGTGTTGACATGGACGAGCCCATGCCCTCAGAGGCTACGGCGCCAGAGGAACCAATGATGGAGTCTGTTCCAGATGCCAGTGTGGCCACTGCAGAGCCTCCTCAG GTGGTGCAGCCAGTTGTGCCTTCAATACCAATACCAGCCATGCCTCAG GTGGCACCACTGTTGCCGCCAACATTACCCCCACCACCAGTGCCTCCTGCCGCACCAGTGCCAATGGCAACATCGTCTGAGGGTCCAGGCAGTCCGATGCAGACGGATCCAGTGGCAGTGTCAAAGGAAGACACCGTGGCTACTGCAGCCGACGGAAATGGAAGCAGCGGCAGCCCGAAGCGAGTCCGCATCTTCGAAGGGGGCTTCAAGTCCAACGAGGCGTACACTTATGTGCGCGGTCGCGGGCGTGGCAAGTACGTCTGCGAGGAGTGCGGCATCCGGTGCAAGAAGCCGTCGATGCTCAAGAAGCACATCCGGACGCACACGGACCTGCGGCCTTTCTCCTGCCACCACTGCTGCTTTGCCTTTAAGACCAAGGGCAATCTGACCAAGCACATGAAATCCAAGGCACACCACAAGAAGTGCACCGAGCTGGGCATTCTCCCGGTACCCACCACGGTGGATGACTCGACCCAGGTGGATCCGGACACGCTCGCCCGACAG GAGCAGCAGCAACGCGAACGGCCTGCTTCAGAGGACGAcgaagaggaggaagaggaggaggaggaagaggaagaagacgatgaggaggaggaggaagaagatgaggaggaggaggatgacgAAGGCACACCCATTGGCTTGTTGGCAGTGGCGGCACCATCAGCAGCACCTCTACCGCCTCTGTCCAG TGGCCCTCCTCCGCTGAGCATTGCCTGCAACATCCCAGTGATCACTCTGACCGGCCCACCCAACAGCGCCTCACCACTGGCGCCTCCACCGATCGCATCCATGGTGGCCACTTGCCAAGTCTCCGAAGAGCAGGAAGCCGCGCGTAGCCTTCTGCACCTATCGGCTCACGTTCCGGATGCCGCCGCATGGCCCGGTGACGGAGGACCGGTGATGGCTCCCACGTCAAGAACGTCTCCAATCTCCATTGCGGCCAGCACCGGCCTGATGGTTGCACCAGCCACATTTGTTGGTGGAACTGGCTCCCCCAGCAACCCCGGAACCTCCTCCGAGCTCACCGTTCCAGAAGCTGGCTCTTGGCCGCAAGGCGGCCTTCCGTGGCTAAGCAGCCCCCCCGCAGGCCACAGGCCTCGCTCTTTCTCCATGGAGATGCACGAAAGAGCTGCTGGTATTGCCGAGGCGGAACCGACCCGGCGCTACTCCATGTCGTCGCTTGGCCGGCACCCTGACGAGGGTCCCATGGACCTCAGCACGGCCAGGCAGCGACGCCTGGAGATTCTTCCAGGCGGCTACGTCTCGGGCCACAACGTGCGCTCTTATGCCCGAGAGGGCGGGCTCCTGGGCACGTGCCTCGAACTGGGGGGCCCCGGATCTGCCGGCATCCCGCCCCATCCCCACGGGGTACCAGTGGTATCCCCGAGCAGCGAGTCCATTGGAACTGCTGTGAGTGGCGGCGAGGAAGGCCGCTGCGGGATCTGCCACAAGAGCTTCACAAAAGCCAGCCAGCTGCGGATGCACGTCAACATCCACTACTTTGAGCGGCCATTCCGGTGTGAGGCATGCGCTGTCTCATTCCGAACTCGGGGGCACCTGCAGAAGCACCGGCGGTCGGTGGGCCACTACAACCGGCTCAACATGAACCTGGCGTTTGGTGCCCCATCAGCTGACAACCCGCGGCCGTTCAAGTGTGCGGACTGCCAGATTGCATTCCGCATCCACGGCCATCTGGCCAAGCACCTGCGTTCCAAGATGCACATCCTCAAACTCGAGTGCCTGGGAAAGCTGCCCTTTGGCATGTACGCTGAGATGGAGCGCTCAGGCGTCAACCTCAACGAGATTGACACCTCTGACTGCGACAACTCACTCGAAAGTTTGCAG GTCATGGCACAAAAGCTGTACCAGCACGGCGAACCAACCGTGGGGTCGCCTGTGGCGTCACCTGTGGGTGTGGCGGACAGTGTGAGCCCGCTCAGGAGTGGGGGCAGCCCGCCACCTGTCATAGAGGCCCCGCCTCCTCCTGCGTGGGAGGGTGGGGCACTGCGGCCCTGCCACTTGTGCGGCCGCCTCCTCAAGAGCGCCAAATCGCTCCAGGTGCACCTACACTGCGACCACCAAGCGGGCGCGGGGATCCAGCAACCGGATGACGAGGTGGGGGCTGTCGCCCAAGTCCACTCCCCCCCTCTCGCCACGCCCTGGCTCTGCTCCATCTGTCAGAAGGCATTCCCATCGCAGGCACTACTCCAGCAG cactTTCTGTCACACACACAGCCAAGGCCTTACGTGTGTGATCAGTGTGACGCCGGCTTCACTTCAGCTCTGCTCCTGACCAATCACGTTGCAAACAGCCACCCTGCTGCAGCGGACAACATACTCCCACCTAGGGTGCCTCTCGTTCAGAGCCCTGTCCTGTCCACCGTCTGA
- the LOC119461676 gene encoding sal-like protein 3 isoform X2 — protein sequence MMGAAAAPVWMTNGGGCGGYYHCRQCQLGAVNRRSPVVIAAPLTREEGLAGGRAMNGPEGGGGPAAPVAGGLPGTSPPWAPPRHAVPKRKMAVAHGPLVPRNASPGQELRPCAEMLQQGGLLVAGTVDLASSARDPAVTSRDLLLPGGACRVSSPRDFHRPSREHRSSRDSRELPLRIDVGAPGASRDYNLSSSPGDFCFPPRDVTRDVASSSPSTRLSRSGDSARPKDSTSLSGASSNSIMSACSSTSVTPVVTPVTPPAAVTGCSGDVNMPSTVYGSSPGRKLEDTLAGLRLAPPRESVLVRGPGLSSATTRPQVTSPQILEQHISKIISENAAIVETLDPLWTKRYMRHNSSSSSSSSTTSGVCSGESSRSGSLGSSTTSSARKWSLDPSATALRGRLNPRRVSESALVRASVASPSSSSAVVPASPPIASVTSTVAGSASSPPDAPDGSIIRDLLLRHRGEGVDAAAGAACPKCGIWFRSAATLEVHLEHYCKAPNPPPKKRKISEPVLSSHHAAAASRFPFPPVSTRAADDMMTGRVAACSSVGGGSCRSNSVASFLPGPSTFDGKAPPLPGPPAASAPALPPLPPLVASTPPSMSPPVLTAAPVVTSTATPSPALLAPPLRANRPTSLALGSGASTLVGSTLVSPETPRPKKTCQQLYINGHAYTYLGLKCSTRSTYCCIYRPQPMYVAQEAAPPGLSMYSDWRVVPVADPVPGVTHVRLLTHYDSRQWLHTGAGRTTMSPCGAAAPLVTHSSYWLYRSRAPPKEPPREATAMESETSATSPQASVDMDEPMPSEATAPEEPMMESVPDASVATAEPPQVVQPVVPSIPIPAMPQVAPLLPPTLPPPPVPPAAPVPMATSSEGPGSPMQTDPVAVSKEDTVATAADGNGSSGSPKRVRIFEGGFKSNEAYTYVRGRGRGKYVCEECGIRCKKPSMLKKHIRTHTDLRPFSCHHCCFAFKTKGNLTKHMKSKAHHKKCTELGILPVPTTVDDSTQVDPDTLARQEQQQRERPASEDDEEEEEEEEEEEEDDEEEEEEDEEEEDDEGTPIGLLAVAAPSAAPLPPLGPPPLSIACNIPVITLTGPPNSASPLAPPPIASMVATCQVSEEQEAARSLLHLSAHVPDAAAWPGDGGPVMAPTSRTSPISIAASTGLMVAPATFVGGTGSPSNPGTSSELTVPEAGSWPQGGLPWLSSPPAGHRPRSFSMEMHERAAGIAEAEPTRRYSMSSLGRHPDEGPMDLSTARQRRLEILPGGYVSGHNVRSYAREGGLLGTCLELGGPGSAGIPPHPHGVPVVSPSSESIGTAVSGGEEGRCGICHKSFTKASQLRMHVNIHYFERPFRCEACAVSFRTRGHLQKHRRSVGHYNRLNMNLAFGAPSADNPRPFKCADCQIAFRIHGHLAKHLRSKMHILKLECLGKLPFGMYAEMERSGVNLNEIDTSDCDNSLESLQVMAQKLYQHGEPTVGSPVASPVGVADSVSPLRSGGSPPPVIEAPPPPAWEGGALRPCHLCGRLLKSAKSLQVHLHCDHQAGAGIQQPDDEVGAVAQVHSPPLATPWLCSICQKAFPSQALLQQHFLSHTQPRPYVCDQCDAGFTSALLLTNHVANSHPAAADNILPPRVPLVQSPVLSTV from the exons GCGGTGAATCGTCGTTCCCCGGTGGTGATCGCTGCCCCCCTGACCCGTGAGGAGGGGCTGGCAGGCGGCCGCGCCATGAACGGCCCCGAAGGGGGCGGCGGACCCGCCGCCCCCGTCGCCGGGGGGTTGCCGGGCACCTCGCCGCCGTGGGCGCCCCCTCGACACGCGGTGCCCAAACGCAAGATGGCCGTGGCGCACGGCCCGCTGGTGCCGCGCAATGCGTCTCCGGGCCAAGAGCTGAGGCCGTGCGCCGAGATGCTGCAGCAGGGCGGCCTGCTGGTCGCCGGAACCGTGGACCTGGCCTCGTCCGCCAGGGATCCCGCGGTCACGTCCAG AGACCTACTACTCCCAGGTGGCGCGTGTCGAGTGTCGTCGCCACGCGACTTCCACCGGCCGTCCAGGGAGCACCGGTCTTCGAGGGATTCTCGAGAGCTCCCGCTCAGGATAGACGTGGGCGCTCCTGGAGCCTCTAGAGACTATAATCTGTCATCGTCCCCCGGTGACTTCTGCTTTCCCCCGAGAGACGTTACCAGAGACGTCGCCAGCTCGTCGCCCTCGACGAGGCTGTCCCGGAGTGGCGACTCGGCGCGTCCCAAGGACTCGACGTCATTGTCCGGCGCCAGTAGCAACAGCATCATGAGTGCCTGTTCCTCGACTTCGGTAACCCCCGTAGTGACTCCGGTGACTCCGCCCGCTGCAGTGACCGGTTGCAGCGGTGACGTGAACATGCCCAGCACGGTCTACGGTTCCAGCCCGGGCCGCAAGCTGGAGGACACGCTTGCCGGCCTGAGGCTGGCGCCGCCGCGCGAGAGCGTGCTGGTTCGCGGTCCGGGACTGTCGTCCGCGACGACGAGGCCGCAGGTGACCAGTCCGCAGATCCTCGAGCAGCACATCAGCAAGATCATCTCCGAGAACGCCGCCATCGTAGAGACGCTCGACCCGTTATGGACCAAGCGGTACATGCGCCACAACAGTTCGAGCAGCAGCAGTTCTTCGACGACCAGCGGCGTCTGTAGCGGCGAATCGTCGCGAAGCGGAAGTTTAGGCAGCAGCACCACCAGTAGTGCGCGAAAGTGGAGTCTCGACccttcggcgacggcgctgcgagGTCGCTTGAACCCGCGGAGGGTCTCCGAGAGCGCCCTGGTGCGCGCGTCCGTCGCGTCGCCTTCCTCCTCGTCGGCGGTCGTCCCCGCGTCTCCCCCGATCGCTTCCGTGACGTCCACCGTCGCCGGCTCCGCGTCGTCGCCCCCGGACGCTCCTGACGGCAGCATCATCCGCGACCTGCTGCTGCGGCACCGGGGCGAAGGTGTCGACGCCGCCGCGGGTGCCGCCTGCCCCAAGTGCGGCATCTGGTTCCGGAGCGCGGCCACCCTGGAGGTGCACCTGGAGCACTACTGCAAGGCGCCCAACCCACCGCCCAAGAAGCGCAAGATATCGGAACCCGTGCTCTCGTCTCACCACGCGGCGGCCGCGTCGCGCTTCCCGTTTCCCCCGGTGTCGACCCGGGCCGCCGACGACATGATGACCGGCCGGGTCGCCGCCTGCAGTTCCGTCGGCGGTGGAAGTTGTAGAAGCAACAGTGTGGCGTCGTTCCTGCCGGGTCCGTCGACCTTCGACGGTAAGGCGCCACCGCTGCCGGGACCACCCGCAGCCTCCGCGCCGGCGCTTCCACCGCTTCCGCCCCTGGTGGCGTCCACTCCGCCCTCGATGTCACCCCCGGTCCTGACGGCTGCGCCCGTGGTGACCAGCACGGCGACCCCTTCGCCGGCCCTTCTGGCTCCACCCCTGAGGGCAAACAGGCCCACGTCGCTAGCCCTGGGCAGTGGTGCGTCAACGCTGGTCGGCTCCACGCTGGTCAGCCCCGAGACGCCCCGGCCCAAGAAGACATGTCAGCAACTGTACATCAACGGTCATGCGTACACCTACCTGGGACTCAAGTGCTCCACGCGCTCGACCTACTGCTGCATCTACCGGCCGCAGCCCATGTACGTGGCGCAGGAGGCGGCGCCCCCGGGACTGTCCATGTACTCGGATTGGCGCGTGGTACCCGTTGCCGACCCAGTGCCTGGCGTGACGCACGTGCGCCTCTTGACGCACTACGACTCCCGCCAGTGGCTCCACACGGGCGCTGGCCGCACCACCATGAGTCCCTGTGGGGCAGCGGCGCCCCTGGTGACCCACTCCAGTTACTGGCTCTACCGCAGCCGCGCACCTCCTAAGGAGCCGCCTAGGGAG GCCACAGCGATGGAGTCTGAAACAAGTGCTACATCTCCACAAGCCAGTGTTGACATGGACGAGCCCATGCCCTCAGAGGCTACGGCGCCAGAGGAACCAATGATGGAGTCTGTTCCAGATGCCAGTGTGGCCACTGCAGAGCCTCCTCAG GTGGTGCAGCCAGTTGTGCCTTCAATACCAATACCAGCCATGCCTCAG GTGGCACCACTGTTGCCGCCAACATTACCCCCACCACCAGTGCCTCCTGCCGCACCAGTGCCAATGGCAACATCGTCTGAGGGTCCAGGCAGTCCGATGCAGACGGATCCAGTGGCAGTGTCAAAGGAAGACACCGTGGCTACTGCAGCCGACGGAAATGGAAGCAGCGGCAGCCCGAAGCGAGTCCGCATCTTCGAAGGGGGCTTCAAGTCCAACGAGGCGTACACTTATGTGCGCGGTCGCGGGCGTGGCAAGTACGTCTGCGAGGAGTGCGGCATCCGGTGCAAGAAGCCGTCGATGCTCAAGAAGCACATCCGGACGCACACGGACCTGCGGCCTTTCTCCTGCCACCACTGCTGCTTTGCCTTTAAGACCAAGGGCAATCTGACCAAGCACATGAAATCCAAGGCACACCACAAGAAGTGCACCGAGCTGGGCATTCTCCCGGTACCCACCACGGTGGATGACTCGACCCAGGTGGATCCGGACACGCTCGCCCGACAG GAGCAGCAGCAACGCGAACGGCCTGCTTCAGAGGACGAcgaagaggaggaagaggaggaggaggaagaggaagaagacgatgaggaggaggaggaagaagatgaggaggaggaggatgacgAAGGCACACCCATTGGCTTGTTGGCAGTGGCGGCACCATCAGCAGCACCTCTACCGCCTCT TGGCCCTCCTCCGCTGAGCATTGCCTGCAACATCCCAGTGATCACTCTGACCGGCCCACCCAACAGCGCCTCACCACTGGCGCCTCCACCGATCGCATCCATGGTGGCCACTTGCCAAGTCTCCGAAGAGCAGGAAGCCGCGCGTAGCCTTCTGCACCTATCGGCTCACGTTCCGGATGCCGCCGCATGGCCCGGTGACGGAGGACCGGTGATGGCTCCCACGTCAAGAACGTCTCCAATCTCCATTGCGGCCAGCACCGGCCTGATGGTTGCACCAGCCACATTTGTTGGTGGAACTGGCTCCCCCAGCAACCCCGGAACCTCCTCCGAGCTCACCGTTCCAGAAGCTGGCTCTTGGCCGCAAGGCGGCCTTCCGTGGCTAAGCAGCCCCCCCGCAGGCCACAGGCCTCGCTCTTTCTCCATGGAGATGCACGAAAGAGCTGCTGGTATTGCCGAGGCGGAACCGACCCGGCGCTACTCCATGTCGTCGCTTGGCCGGCACCCTGACGAGGGTCCCATGGACCTCAGCACGGCCAGGCAGCGACGCCTGGAGATTCTTCCAGGCGGCTACGTCTCGGGCCACAACGTGCGCTCTTATGCCCGAGAGGGCGGGCTCCTGGGCACGTGCCTCGAACTGGGGGGCCCCGGATCTGCCGGCATCCCGCCCCATCCCCACGGGGTACCAGTGGTATCCCCGAGCAGCGAGTCCATTGGAACTGCTGTGAGTGGCGGCGAGGAAGGCCGCTGCGGGATCTGCCACAAGAGCTTCACAAAAGCCAGCCAGCTGCGGATGCACGTCAACATCCACTACTTTGAGCGGCCATTCCGGTGTGAGGCATGCGCTGTCTCATTCCGAACTCGGGGGCACCTGCAGAAGCACCGGCGGTCGGTGGGCCACTACAACCGGCTCAACATGAACCTGGCGTTTGGTGCCCCATCAGCTGACAACCCGCGGCCGTTCAAGTGTGCGGACTGCCAGATTGCATTCCGCATCCACGGCCATCTGGCCAAGCACCTGCGTTCCAAGATGCACATCCTCAAACTCGAGTGCCTGGGAAAGCTGCCCTTTGGCATGTACGCTGAGATGGAGCGCTCAGGCGTCAACCTCAACGAGATTGACACCTCTGACTGCGACAACTCACTCGAAAGTTTGCAG GTCATGGCACAAAAGCTGTACCAGCACGGCGAACCAACCGTGGGGTCGCCTGTGGCGTCACCTGTGGGTGTGGCGGACAGTGTGAGCCCGCTCAGGAGTGGGGGCAGCCCGCCACCTGTCATAGAGGCCCCGCCTCCTCCTGCGTGGGAGGGTGGGGCACTGCGGCCCTGCCACTTGTGCGGCCGCCTCCTCAAGAGCGCCAAATCGCTCCAGGTGCACCTACACTGCGACCACCAAGCGGGCGCGGGGATCCAGCAACCGGATGACGAGGTGGGGGCTGTCGCCCAAGTCCACTCCCCCCCTCTCGCCACGCCCTGGCTCTGCTCCATCTGTCAGAAGGCATTCCCATCGCAGGCACTACTCCAGCAG cactTTCTGTCACACACACAGCCAAGGCCTTACGTGTGTGATCAGTGTGACGCCGGCTTCACTTCAGCTCTGCTCCTGACCAATCACGTTGCAAACAGCCACCCTGCTGCAGCGGACAACATACTCCCACCTAGGGTGCCTCTCGTTCAGAGCCCTGTCCTGTCCACCGTCTGA